TTGAAGCGCGCCCCCAGGGCGGGCACGGCCTCGGTGTCCACCTTGGCCACGCGCACCTGGGGCTCCAGCGCGGCGGCGGCCTGCTCATAGGCGGGCGCCATCATGCGGCAGGGCCCGCACCAGGGCGCCCAGAAATCCACCAGCACAGGGATCTGGTTGCGCGCGATGTGCTTGTCGAAGGCCGCTTCGTCCAGCGCCACGGGATGCCCGGTGAACAGCGGCCGCTTGCATTGCCCGCAGTCGGGGGCGCTGCCCAGCTGATGGCCGAGCACCCGGTTGGTGGTGTGGCAATGCGGGCAGACGATGTGGAGTGAGTCGCTCATGGGCGGCAGATGGAGGCGCCTGCCGGGAAATACAAGAAGAACAAGAAGAGAGCCCACTCGCCGCGGCCGCATGATCCCGGCCCGGCGCAGGAAGGTTTCTCAGAAGGAGGAGAGAGGCCCTTGCGGCAGGTGCAGGTGCGTCGAGTTCTTGACTTCTTCCATCACCGCATAGGTGCGCGTTTCGCGCACGCCCGGCAGCTGCCACAGCACATTGCCGGCGAACTCGCGGTAGGCGTTCATGTCGGCGCTGCGGGTCTTGAGCAGATAGTCGAAGCCGCCGGCCACCATGTGGCACTCCATGATCTCGGGGCGCACCTGCACGGCCGCCTTGAACTGGTCGAACACATTGGGCGTGGTGCGGTCGAGCAGCACCTCGACGAACACCAGCATCCCGGCCCCCAGCTTCAGCGGGTTGAGCCGCGCCTCGTAGCCCAGGATAAAGCCCTCGCGCGTGAGCCGCTGCACCCGCGCCAGCACCGCGGTGGGCGACAGGCCCACGGCTTCGGCCAGTTTCAGGTTGGCCAGGCGGCCGTCGTTCTGCAGCGCCTGCAGGATGCGCAGGTCGATGCGGTCGAGGGGGCTTGCATCAGGCATGATATTTGGTGTTTTATGAGGTAAAGATAGATATTTTCAACGAGAAATTCGGTGAAAAAAGCGGAATGATGCCATCTTTTCCATTGAAATTCTCGCCGCATGACTGATTCCTTCTCCCTTCCTGGCCCCTCGGCTTTCCAGGCGTTCGCTCCCGAACTGGCGCCGCGCGCGCCGTCGCGCGGGGCCATCACCGAAGCCTGGCGCCTGCCTGAGCCGGTGGCGCTGCCGCCGCTGCTGGCCCGGGCGCGGCTGCCTGCCGTGCAGGCGCAGGCCAGCCAGGCGCTGGCGCAGCGCCTTGCGCGCACGCTGCGCCAGCGCAAGGCCGGCAGCGGCCGCGCCGGTTTGGTCCAGGGGCTGCTGCAGGAGTTCTCGCTGTCCTCGCAGGAGGGCGTGGCGCTGATGTGCCTGGCCGAGGCCCTGCTGCGCATTCCCGACCGCGCCACGCGCGACCTGCTGATCCGCGACAAGATCGCGCACGGGCAGTGGCAGGCGCACCTTGGCAAAAGCCCGTCGCTGTTCGTCAACGCCGCCACCTGGGGCCTGCTGCTGACCGGCAGGCTGGTCGCCACCCACAGCGAGGCCGGCCTGTCGTCGGCGTTGGGCCGCCTGGTGGGCCGGGGCGGGGAGCCGCTGATCCGCAAGGGCGTGGACATGGCCATGCGCATGATGGGCGAGCAGTTCGTTACCGGCGAGACCATCGCCCAGGCCCTGGCGCACGCGAGGCCGCTCGAAGCGCAGGGTTTTCGCTATTCCTACGACATGCTGGGCGAGGCCGCGCTCACGGCGCAGGACGCGCAGCGCTACTTGTGTGACTACGAGCAGGCCATCCACGCGATCGGCCAAGCCTCGGCCGGGCGCGGCGTCTACGAGGGGCCGGGCATCTCGGTCAAGCTCTCGGCGCTGCACCCGCGCTACAGCCGTGCCCAGCAGGCGCGCGTGATGGCCGAGCTGTATCCCGTGCTGCGCGGCCTGGCCGTGCTGGCCCGGCAGTACGACATCGGCCTGAACATCGACGCCGAGGAGGCCGACCGGCTCGAACTCTCGCTCGACCTGCTGGAGCGCCTGTGCTTCGAGCCCGCGCTGCAGGGCTGGAACGGCATCGGCTTCGTGGTCCAGGCTTACCAGAAGCGCTGCCCGTTCGTGATCGACCATCTGATCGCACTGGCCCGGCGCAGCGGCCACCGGCTGATGGTCCGCCTCGTCAAGGGCGCCTACTGGGACAGCGAGATCAAGCGCGCCCAGGTCGAAGGCTTGGACGGCTACCCGGTCTACACCCGCAAGCCCTACACCGATGTGTCCTACCTGGCCTGTGCGCGCCAGCTGCTGGCCGCGCCCGAAGCGGTCTACCCGCAGTTCGCCACCCACAACGCGCAGACGCTGGCGGCCGTGTATGAACTTGCCGGCCCTGACCGCTACACACCCGGCCAGTACGAATTCCAGTGCCTGCACGGCATGGGCGAGCCGCTGTACGAGCAGGTGGTGGGGCCGGTGGCCGATGGCCGGCTGGGCCGGCCCTGCCGCATCTACGCGCCCGTGGGCACGCACGAAACGCTGCTGGCCTACCTGGTGCGCCGCCTGCTGGAGAACGGCGCCAACACCTCTTTCGTCAACCGCATCGCCGATCCGTCCATCGGCCTCGATCTGCTGGTGCAGGACCCGGTGCAAGCCGTGGAGGACATCGCCGCGCGCGAAGGCGTGCTGGGCGCGCCGCATCCGGCCATCGCGTTGCCGCGCGAGCTCTACGGCGCGGCGCGCGTCAACTCGCGCGGGCTGGACCTGGCCAGCGACGAGGTGCTGGGCCGGCTGGCTGCCGGCTTGCAGGCCGGTGCCGCCGAATCCTGGACGGCCCGGCCGATGCTGGCGGTGGACGGCGCGCCGGCCGGCGCCGGCATGGCGCCGGTGCGCAACCCGGCGGACCATCGCGATCAGGTTGGCCAAGTGCGCGACGCCACGGCGGCCGAGGTGGACGCCGCGCTGGCCCATGCGGTGCAGGCCGCGCCCGGCTGGGCCGCCACCGCACCCGCCGCCCGCGCTGCCGCGCTGGAAGGCGCTGCCGAGGCGCTGCAGGCCGACATGCCGCGCCTGATGGGCCTGCTGATGCGCGAGGCCGGCAAGACGGCGGCCAATGCCGTGTCCGAGGTGCGCGAGGCGGTGGATTTCCTGCGCTTCTACGCGGCCCAGGTGCGCGCCGAGTTCGACAATGCCACGCACCAGGCGCTGGGCCCGGTGGTGTGCATCAGCCCCTGGAATTTCCCGCTCGCGATTTTCACGGGCCAGATCGCGGCGGCGCTGGCCGCGGGCAACGCCGTGCTGGCCAAGCCGGCCGAGCAGACGCCGCTGATCGCCGCCGAGGCCGTGCGCGTGCTGTGGTGTGCCGGGGTGCCGCGCGGCGCGCTGCAACTGCTGCCGGGCCGCGGCGAGACCGTGGGCGCGCAACTGGTGGGCGATGCGCGGGTGCAGGGCGTGATGTTCACCGGCTCCACCGACGTGGCGCGGCTGCTGCAGCACAGCCTGGCGGGGCGGCTCGATGCGCGCGGCCGGCCGGTGCCGCTGATCGCCGAAACCGGGGGCCAGAACGCGATGATCGTGGACTCCTCCGCGCTGGCCGAGCAGGTGGTGGCCGACGTGCTGGCCTCGGCCTTCGACAGCGCCGGCCAGCGCTGCTCCGCGCTGCGGGTGCTGTGCGTGCAGGAGGACGGCGCCGACCGCCTGCTGGAGATGCTCCGGGGTGCGATGGACGAGTTGCGCGTGGGCCGGCCCGAGGTGTTGGCCACCGACGTGGGCCCGGTGATCGACGCCGAAGCCCAGGCCGGCA
This Variovorax terrae DNA region includes the following protein-coding sequences:
- the trxC gene encoding thioredoxin TrxC — encoded protein: MSDSLHIVCPHCHTTNRVLGHQLGSAPDCGQCKRPLFTGHPVALDEAAFDKHIARNQIPVLVDFWAPWCGPCRMMAPAYEQAAAALEPQVRVAKVDTEAVPALGARFNIRSIPTLALFVGGREVARQAGALRTAADIVRWVQGHLPR
- a CDS encoding Lrp/AsnC ligand binding domain-containing protein; this translates as MPDASPLDRIDLRILQALQNDGRLANLKLAEAVGLSPTAVLARVQRLTREGFILGYEARLNPLKLGAGMLVFVEVLLDRTTPNVFDQFKAAVQVRPEIMECHMVAGGFDYLLKTRSADMNAYREFAGNVLWQLPGVRETRTYAVMEEVKNSTHLHLPQGPLSSF
- the putA gene encoding trifunctional transcriptional regulator/proline dehydrogenase/L-glutamate gamma-semialdehyde dehydrogenase, whose translation is MTDSFSLPGPSAFQAFAPELAPRAPSRGAITEAWRLPEPVALPPLLARARLPAVQAQASQALAQRLARTLRQRKAGSGRAGLVQGLLQEFSLSSQEGVALMCLAEALLRIPDRATRDLLIRDKIAHGQWQAHLGKSPSLFVNAATWGLLLTGRLVATHSEAGLSSALGRLVGRGGEPLIRKGVDMAMRMMGEQFVTGETIAQALAHARPLEAQGFRYSYDMLGEAALTAQDAQRYLCDYEQAIHAIGQASAGRGVYEGPGISVKLSALHPRYSRAQQARVMAELYPVLRGLAVLARQYDIGLNIDAEEADRLELSLDLLERLCFEPALQGWNGIGFVVQAYQKRCPFVIDHLIALARRSGHRLMVRLVKGAYWDSEIKRAQVEGLDGYPVYTRKPYTDVSYLACARQLLAAPEAVYPQFATHNAQTLAAVYELAGPDRYTPGQYEFQCLHGMGEPLYEQVVGPVADGRLGRPCRIYAPVGTHETLLAYLVRRLLENGANTSFVNRIADPSIGLDLLVQDPVQAVEDIAAREGVLGAPHPAIALPRELYGAARVNSRGLDLASDEVLGRLAAGLQAGAAESWTARPMLAVDGAPAGAGMAPVRNPADHRDQVGQVRDATAAEVDAALAHAVQAAPGWAATAPAARAAALEGAAEALQADMPRLMGLLMREAGKTAANAVSEVREAVDFLRFYAAQVRAEFDNATHQALGPVVCISPWNFPLAIFTGQIAAALAAGNAVLAKPAEQTPLIAAEAVRVLWCAGVPRGALQLLPGRGETVGAQLVGDARVQGVMFTGSTDVARLLQHSLAGRLDARGRPVPLIAETGGQNAMIVDSSALAEQVVADVLASAFDSAGQRCSALRVLCVQEDGADRLLEMLRGAMDELRVGRPEVLATDVGPVIDAEAQAGIQRHIDTLRARGRKVYQCPSAADAPALAQGTFIPPTLIELPNLGELQREVFGPVLHVVRYPRQQLEALLADIEATGYGLTLGLHTRIDETIAHVVGRAHAGNVYVNRNMVGAVVGVQPFGGEGLSGTGPKAGGPLYLVRLLSAGPHGAMRRALAAAAPEAPPHQALAALQQWAQASGRTALAGVCAGFAAEACVHGVRVLAGPTGERNTYGLRPRSAVLCVAERDEDRLVQLAAVLAVGARALWPAPVPAGLPSEVLAAITAAQDGDAAALPFEAVLHHGSAEALQALCARIAQRPGPLVGVQGLRPGERGIALERLVTERSLSVNTAAAGGNASLMTIG